ACTAACCCTGCGGAAGGGAGACGCCGTTCGCATCCTGGGGGAAACCGCGGGATGGCTGAAAGTCGACCATGAGGGCGCGACCGGCTACGTCAAGCACAACCCGCGATGGGTCAAGCTACTCACCGCCGAAAGCGCGGCCCAGGCCGACGCGCACGAACGCAGCCTGCTGGCGCGCGCCATCGCCGCCCTAACAGGCAAACTCGAGGGGCGCAAGGCCAAGCTCGCCGATGAGATTCGGCACGAAAAGGAGGTGCTGGAGCGCCTCAACCACATCAACCGCGAGCTCAACCGCACAACGCGCCAGGTTCGGGCCCAAAGGGAAGCCCTGGAAGTCTTGAGCGCCGACATTCAACACAACCGGCAGGAAATCAAAGCGCTGGAGGAGCGGATTGGGGAAACCGAGGCCCAGGCCTCCCGGCGGCTGGTGGCGCTCTACAAACTCTCGTGGATCGGGCAGGTCCAGTTTTTGCTTAACGCCGCCTCAATCAGCGAATTTTTCGAACGAAAAAGAGCGCTTAATAATATTCTCGCCCATGACGACAAGGTGTTCAGCAGCCTGCTGCGGGACTACGAGCGGTTGACCGCGCTGACGGGCCGGCTGGAGGCCCGGAAGGCCGAAAAACAACACAAAACCGAGGCCTTAAAAGAACAGTTGGAGGATCTTGAAGCCACCAAGAACCACCGCATGCGTCTGCTGGCCGAAATC
This Desulfobacteraceae bacterium DNA region includes the following protein-coding sequences:
- a CDS encoding peptidoglycan DD-metalloendopeptidase family protein, producing MVTGLVVYGLPAAEAAEAVGIVTATGLNLREAPQHRAAILLTLRKGDAVRILGETAGWLKVDHEGATGYVKHNPRWVKLLTAESAAQADAHERSLLARAIAALTGKLEGRKAKLADEIRHEKEVLERLNHINRELNRTTRQVRAQREALEVLSADIQHNRQEIKALEERIGETEAQASRRLVALYKLSWIGQVQFLLNAASISEFFERKRALNNILAHDDKVFSSLLRDYERLTALTGRLEARKAEKQHKTEALKEQLEDLEATKNHRMRLLAEIRSQKSLELAAIESLKASAAALDGTVQALLRQPHPPQAEILNGDGFASFKGLLKMPVEGKIVKFFGPYKNPGFDGMNFRSGIEIQAQRGEPIRSVGAGRVLFASWFKGFGNMMIIDHGNNYCTVYAHAEELFKQTGDAVLAQEVIATVGDTGLSPQPGLYFEVRHQGKPMNPAAWIHQRG